The Punica granatum isolate Tunisia-2019 chromosome 4, ASM765513v2, whole genome shotgun sequence genome has a window encoding:
- the LOC116205351 gene encoding transcription factor DICHOTOMA-like codes for MLPPTMNSSSSSVYHHHNQYPPPSFLNHEGQLSDLLLVPPPVSSVVSSQHQALLGTVLSRNGEPSSLRNNVSLPEAKKDRHSKILTAQGLRDRRVRLSIGIARRFFDLQDMLGFDRASKTLEWLLSKSTDSIKKLARTKHINNSNQQDKTSPTSSSSSGSGGSSCSGFEYEVMPKKGKVKKAAKSISSKKRTKTLNVDQSRAEPRARARERTQEKFISNCQFRASSAQSDGSAQNPLDSQSPNTIPASKNQALPLELEVAKQSVATMRKPSTSVLFNHHKNSSVISSSKDWNSNFSVVQGFLPDLSPQWEVNHAINVNLTTEFRSSTEELRSKPA; via the exons ATGCTCCCTCCCACCAtgaattcttcttcttcttctgtttATCATCACCACAACCAGTACCCTCCCCCATCCTTCCTCAACCACGAAGGCCAGCTCTCCGATCTTCTCCTCGTCCCGCCTCCTGTTTCCTCGGTCGTAAGCAGTCAACACCAGGCCCTTCTTGGCACGGTGCTTTCAAGAAACGGTGAGCCGAGCTCGCTGCGGAATAATGTTAGCCTGCCAGAAGCAAAGAAAGACAGGCACAGCAAGATCTTGACGGCTCAAGGGCTCCGAGACCGGAGAGTGAGGCTCTCGATTGGGATCGCCAGGAGGTTCTTCGATCTGCAGGACATGCTGGGGTTTGACAGGGCGAGCAAGACCCTTGAGTGGCTCCTCAGTAAGTCGACGGATTCCATCAAGAAACTAGCAAGAACCAAGCACATAAATAACAGCAATCAGCAGGACAAGACCAGCCCTactagcagcagcagcagcggtAGCGGTGGTTCCTCATGTTCCGGTTTTGAGTACGAAGTGATGCCAAAAAAGGGTAAAGTAAAGAAGGCGGCTAAGTCCATATCTAGTAAGAAAAGGACCAAAACCTTAAATGTAGATCAGTCTAGGGCAGAGCCAAGAGCTAGGGCACGGGAGAGGACCCAAGAAAAATTCATCAGTAACTGCCAATTTAGGGCTTCAAGTGCCCAATCTGATGGTAGTGCTCAAAATCCATTAGATTCACAAAGTCCGAACACCATCCCAGCAAGTAAGAATCAAGCATTACCGCTTGAACTGGAAGTGGCAAAGCAATCCGTGGCCACGATGAGGAAGCCTAGTACTTCGGTTTTGTTTAACCACCATAAAAATTCATCAGTGATCTCCTCATCAAAGGATTGGAATAGCAATTTCAGCGTCGTGCAGGGCTTTCTTCCTGATTTATCCCCACAGTGGGAAGTTAATCATGCCATCAATGTGAATCTTACTACAG AATTTAGGTCCTCCACTGAAGAATTGAGGTCCAAGCCAGCTTGA
- the LOC116204829 gene encoding cyclin-B1-2: MEDSKVIAHEIGGVQNDALRFGLHGVKGDIVGSHPLESSYQSARKTQDEIKRKFLANTYGTALPLKMDLDRQILSRFQRPPGVIPSSMLGLEAMTGTLDDFGFEDYLNDPRDSETFRPLDMHHGMEVRLGLSKGPICPSFI; this comes from the exons ATGGAAGATTCGAAGGTTATCGCGCACGAGATCGGAGGAGTCCAGAACGACGCTCTTCGGTTCGGCCTTCACGGCGTGAAGGGCGACATAGTCGGCTCTCACCCCCTGGAGTCCTCCTACCAATCT GCAAGGAAGACGCAAGATGAAATCAAAAGAAAGTTCCTTGCCAACACTTACGGGACAGCTTTACCTCTAAAGATGGACCTCGATAGGCAGATTCTTTCTCG GTTTCAGCGACCCCCAGGAGTAATCCCTTCATCTATGTTGGGTCTGGAGGCTATGACAGGCACCTTGGATGACTTTGGTTTTGAGGATTACTTGAATG ACCCTCGTGACTCAGAGACTTTCCGGCCATTGGACATGCACCATGGTATGGAAGTTCGTCTTGGACTCTCCAAGGGACCAATCTGTCCAAGCTTCATTTAA
- the LOC116204828 gene encoding probable transmembrane ascorbate ferrireductase 2 translates to MGVPVVRFPIIPVIRAMGVTVATLVLVWTVHYRGGLALVSDNKDLIFNVHPVLMVIGLIILNGEAMLAYKTVSGTKSFKKLIHLTLQFLAFCISAIGVWAALKFHNDKGIDNFYSLHSWLGLACLFLFGIQWAIAFAIFWYPGGSRNSRATLLPWHVFLGIYIYALAVATATTGFLEKATFLQTNNVITRYSLEALLVNSLGILVVGLGGFVTLAIVAPVDSRGDARKGSAE, encoded by the exons ATGGGGGTGCCGGTGGTCCGGTTTCCGATTATTCCGGTGATCAGAGCCATGGGGGTCACGGTCGCGACCCTTGTGCTGGTGTGGACCGTGCATTACAGGGGAGGCCTTGCTCTTGTCTCTGACAACAAAGATCTCATCTTCAAT GTCCATCCTGTTCTAATGGTTATCGGACTCATTATCTTGAATGGCGAAG CTATGCTCGCATACAAGACGGTATCAGGAACTAAGAGCTTCAAGAAACTTATTCATCTTACACTACAATTTCTCGCCTTCTGTATAAGTGCAATTGGTGTTTGGGCTGCCTTGAAGTTCCATAATGATAAAGGCATCGACAATTTCTACAGCCTACATTCGTGGTTGGGGCTGGCTTGCCTTTTCCTCTTCGGCATTCAG TGGGCTATTGCATTCGCCATATTCTGGTACCCAGGTGGCTCGAGAAACAGCAGGGCCACATTACTTCCATGGCATGTATTCCTTGGGATATACATCTATGCCCTAGCAGTCGCTACGGCTACCACAGGCTTCCTGGAGAAGGCTACATTCCTTCAGACGAACAATGTGATAACACGATATTCCTTGGAGGCCTTGCTCGTGAATTCCCTTGGGATCCTGGTCGTCGGGCTAGGCGGTTTCGTTACGCTCGCAATTGTAGCACCAGTTGATAGCAGAGGCGATGCCCGAAAAGGTTCAGCTGAGTAG